In Numenius arquata chromosome 3, bNumArq3.hap1.1, whole genome shotgun sequence, one genomic interval encodes:
- the FSBP gene encoding fibrinogen silencer-binding protein, with amino-acid sequence MVGKARSSNFTLSEKLDLLKLVKPYVKILEEHTNKHSVIVEKNKCWDIIADNYNAIGVDRPPRTAQGLRTLYKRLKEYAKQELLQQKETHSDCKSSISEPTKKVVEMIPQISNVCLRDRSGVQSASLDKETIAGTSSPQAMLDHHPATVMMELQSEEDVKPPPSLIIDSQQNENLEQEEEHQLVHIMERSPSTSVSSVDMRVMMSPSPVPRRDEFFRLEVGERFRPMCGYDPQMLQMLKEEHQIILENQRKIGLYVQEKRDGLKRKQQLEEELLRTKIKVEKLKAIRLRRDLPEYSNI; translated from the exons ATGGTTGGGAAGGCCAGATCTTCTAATTTTACCTTATCTGAAAAGCTCGATTTGCTAAAACTCGTGAAGCCGTACGTTAAAATTCTCGAGGAACATACCAATAAGCATTCTGTAAtagtggaaaaaaacaaatgctggGATATTATAGCTGATAACTACAATGCCATCGGAGTAGATCGCCCTCCTCGTACTGCACAGGGCCTGCGCACGCTGTACAAGAGGCTCAAAGAATATGCCAAACAGGAGCTATTGCAGCAAAAGGAGACTCATTCAGATTGTAAAAGCAGCATTTCCGAGCCAACCAAGAAAGTTGTGGAGATGATTCCACAGATTTCCAATGTGTGTTTAAGAGACAGGAGCGGTGTTCAAAG TGCTAGTCTCGATAAAGAAACAATTGCTGGTACCAGTTCACCACAGGCAATGTTGGATCACCATCCTGCTACAGTCATGATGGAGTTGCAATCAGAAGAGGATGTCAAACCTCCTCCTTCTTTGATTATAGACTCACAGCAAAATGAGAACTTAGAACAAGAGGAAGAACACCAGCTGGTGCATATAATGGAAAGGTCTCCTTCAACATCAGTATCTTCAGTTGATATGAGAGTGATGATGTCACCCTCTCCTGTACCAAGAAGAGATGAGTTTTTTAGGCTTGAGGTTGGAGAACGCTTTAGACCAATGTGTGGGTACGACCCACAGATGTTACAAATGCTGAAAGAAGAGCATCAAATAATActagaaaatcaaagaaaaattggTCTCTATGTCCAGGAAAAAAGGGATGgtttgaaaagaaagcagcaactgGAAGAAGAACTGTTGCGAACAAAAATTAAAGTAGAGAAGCTGAAGGCAATACGACTACGCCGTGATCTGCCAGAATACAGCaatatctaa